The sequence ATTAAAAAGAGTAATGGTTTTATTATCAGCAGTGGTGATGGAATgctcaatattatttaatttcatatttGAAATTGCTAATTGTCTATAGGTTTCAACTCTTGGTGAATAAGTTCTCATTGCAAGATCAATACTAAGGAATTCACTTAAAAATTGGGTATTACTTGATAAAACTGATTtcattaatgaaattgttgattcataatatattttatcgCTATAATTTGTActgaaatcaattttattaaattcttcaataaatttccaaaataatgatttatctTGATTATGTAaaaattctcttttttttaaaaaaaaaaaaaaaaatattagtatatatataaatttagaaaaaaaaaaaaaaaaaaaaaaaaaaaaaaaagggggagaggataaaaaagaaaaaatatattataataataatacttacGCAGCTTCCAAATAAGAAGGTGTTTCACCCCAATTTGAAACTAAAgataattgaattgattttgatgaaaatgaattatctCCTTCATTTGATTCTACCAATAGTAATACATTtgatataaaaacaattaataaaaatacaaagaatttaaatatccttgccatttttattaatttttttttttttttttttttttttttttttaatttcacacaataaaaaaaatattaatttttattgatgatggtttttaatgatgatcataaaaaaaaattttttaaaaaaaaaaataaaaaattaaaaaaaaaaattaaaatttttttttttttttttttttttcaaataatcaccaaaaatgaattaaaatttttttttattttttattttttttaaatttttatttttttattttcaatctcAAAAGCAAAAGCAAAAGCAAACACGTACACACGactttttcatattttttatttttttttattttttatttatttattacttgtatttttatttgtattttatattaaattattttattattattattattattttttttatttaatggaAAAGTAAAgtgatttcaaaaaaaaaaaaaacatgaaAAAATTGTTTGATATTATTTCTCCGAGTAAAAatatacaacaacaatctgcAAGTGGTAAAgaatcgtcatcatcatcatcatcatcttcatcaccatcaccatcaaaaaaTAGATCTTGTTTTAATGGAATTGGTTagtttttatgaaaaaataaaaataataaaaaaaattaataaaaaaaaaaattattaacaataataataataataataataataataataataataataataataataataataataataataataataataataataataataataaaaataaaaataaaaacaaaaataaattttataggtataaatagtaaaattaataatattaatatccaAGAAGATTCTATTAgcaatggaaataataatgagaAATACCCACAAATTGAAAgagataatattattaaaatagttttattagGTGGATATCAAGTTGGTAAATCATCAATAATAAGGAGATATCTTCAAGGTTGTTTCACAACATCTTACATACCAACTATTGGTATAGATTTgtcaactttattattaaaaagaaagcaatcacaacaacaacaacaacaacaacaacaacaacaacaacaacaacaacaacaacaacaacaacaacaaccatcacCACAATCATCACagcaaccaccaccacaacaacaacaacagcaacagcaacaacaacaacaacaacaacaacaaacacctCAAcgtaataaaaatgaaaattatgatGAGAATGATTATTTAAGTGATTATTCAGATTCAGAATCAAAAGAtgattcatcattaaatcaatatttaacgCAATCACCAAATCAATATATAGTACAATTTTGGGATGTTGCCTATGCAGAGATTAAAGGTAAACATTTCTCTAGTATTTTAAGTGGTGCTTCTGCAATCATTATGGTTTATGATTCTGTTAATGCAAGTTCAATTTTAGCAATTGATGAATggaaaacaattttaaatacttcaccatttattcaaattaataatggtaataataacaataataataataataataataataataatagtaataataatagtaataataataatagtaataataatagttttaatagtaataattataaaaaaataccatTGGCATTATTTGCAAATAAAAGTGATATTGGTGAACCAGTTATAAGTCCAACAGATTTAgattattattgtaatgCATGTGGTTATAGTATTTGGAGATTTACTTCATGTAAAAaggatttaaatattatatcaGGTATTGATTCATTGATTTCATTAGTTATTGAAAATAAGAATCAAGAACTCTCTGATATTAGGAAtagattattaaatgaaaaaaaagaaaaaagaaaattaatttatcaattaaagaaaaatgtaaatttaaatacaagTGTAAAATATACAAGAAGTATTAATAaaagtagtagtggtaataaaaatcaagataataataatgttgatgatattgatatagttaaaaatttaacaaaagaATTAGTTTTATCACAATCTTGtccaaatatttcaaattatgGTAAAGAtgttaataatgatgatgatgatgataataataatactattgaaaataatgaaaatgaaaataatgaaaatgtaaaaaaacaacaagaaaaagaaaaagaacaaaaagaaaaagaaaaagaaaaattacaacaatttAAACATCAaagtgaaattgaaaaagtaaatgaattattagagATGACAAATGAACATTATTCAAAGTTTCAAAAATCTTTGGAAGAGATTATGTCAAAATCAAATGGTACAACTAGATATAATGATTTAGTTCAGTTGGAGAAACAAAGAAGTAATGAATACGTAAAAAtatgtaataatttaaagaaattaattcaacCAAGTGCATTTAgacaacatcatcaccatcaccaccaccatcatcatcataaacCTTCCCAAAAAATAACATCAGATCTACTTTCAAAGATCTTggatgaaaatattttaaaatggaATACTTTAATCTCTAATCTTCAATTGgaaatatctttaaaattaaataatcaaaataatgtATATCAgtcaaataataacaacaataataatgtaaaacaaaataataaagtagCACAATCCTATAATGCTGTTAgtcttttaattaaagatgatCAAGAATAtagatataataataataataataataataacaatggtgGTAGAAAAAATAGCTTCAGCAACAGCagcaataatattaataataataataataatattaataataataataataataataataataataataataataataataataataataataataataataataataataataataatagtagtataaataatagtataaaattaaatataaataataatccaaagtATAAGATGGGTTTTGGATTTAAACATGGTGGAAAGaatttatcatcaaatttttcaattaatgatcATAGTATTGATACTGATAATCCTTCAATGACAAGTTCTTCAATTACTAGTAATTCCTCAATGAATAGTTTTTCATCCTCTCCAAGTAGTTCTCCACCAAATGATGATATCAATGATAATAGACatacaaataatatcaatagaGTAGCTACAAATGGTGATGGTAatgttgatggtggtggtggtgataatattggtgataatgatTCAAGCTCTTTAAATAGTAGCAGTTATCAAAAccatcataatcatcataatcatcaccgacacaattttaataatgatagtaataataacagttaTTCCCCATCAACTAGTCATAATGGAATTGGAGGTGATGATTTCCTCTTACCATCCCCTTCTCTATTACCCTCCTCTTATAATTTAACTGTAACTGTTTTACCTGAtcttaaatataaataaatatttggaaaaaaaaaaaaaaaaaaaagttttttgtttttattggtgtgttaaaaatatttttagttttaaaataaatttgagaacaaaaaattgattaaaaaaaaaaaaaaaaaaaaaaaaaaaagagagggTAATTAGCAACTTATCagattgattattttaatataccTAAGATGTCAAGGTAATGGTAGAATCATTTGTGTCCATAATTATTATGATAAGAGCGGCCCAActccaattaattatttaaaaaaataaagtataaagctttaacaataattaattaataaatttatggtattttttaataattataaaaaaaaaaaaaaagaaaaaaagataaaaatattttttttcataattttctCAACTTAGTCCTcgcacataaaaaaaaaaatgaatgcgttcattttttttttttgaattggataacgcaattattatttgcttctccttgagatgctagatctcattttattttttttttttttttacagggtctttttgattaaaacatcttttttgtccaaacttttttctaaatctttttttattttatcgtctggttcgtgattgatgtttatgacgtatttgaattgttttttttttaattgagttttatccacaatttcgcttattttttgtaggcatttgtgttgcttaatatttgtggtgttgtttgtgattttcattttattttctttctatcttttttatttttctgattaacttgggttttttttttttttttttttttttttttttttttttttttatttatagaaagTACTGAGtgaattattgtattttttgagaTGTTTAGGAAGTTCTATTGCgggtgttgatgatgatttgtgACACCCCTTGTCctgttttatcaattggtgcGTGGTgtgttattttgtttttatattgttgatttattgagtaaattttatttgtttttatatttgtttcagTTAGAAGTGCTGCGTCcagcttgttgttgtctaAAACGGTGTTTATTATGCTGGCAGATTGGATGGTGTTGGATCCTTGGACGTTCCAAACACCTATTCTTATTGTGTTTttctttatagttttatttgggGTAGATTTTTATCTACCTTTTGAAGTTTCTGGTTTATTTTGTCTTCTAACTGATCTTTACTTTGTTCATTGTGTTGTTGGTCTTGTGTGTTTGTGgggttttttgatttattgatttgttttagaatttccttgttgaagttgtctatatcttcatccatttttgtttttatgctTTTTTGTCCATATTCACCCAATTTTGGTTTGACTGGTGTTTTGTTGGTCTTGTTTGTTTTGCcttgttgtttcttttttggtgTGTTTAACAATTTACTTGGTGAATCGATAATTTTCGATGGTGTACCATAGGTTGGGCTGAAACTCATGATATGTTTTATTGGAGAGGAGAAGAACCATTGATTTGAAGGGATTGAAAGTGGGAATTCTATTTTTCTTATTGCATCAGTGTTTGGGCTGGTGAAGTCGAAGATATCATTTGCCTCTCTAAGTTTTTCTTCCGTTGTTAGTCCCTTTGTTTCGCCGTGTTGTTTTATTGGTGTATTGTATGGAGATGGTGGTTCGATAGGTTTTtctgattttgttttaatttcttgattGTTTATCGATTGTGTATTGATCTCATTCTCTATTCTTGTTAGTTCATCTACGTTTTCTAGTGATGCTTCTATTACCTTTTGAGCTGTATCATCTAGGGCCataaatgttttatcatTAGATGAGGATGTGATTGGTGGGATAATGATTGTTCTTTTTCCTTGTTTTGGTATTTGTTCTGATGTagattgtggttgttgttcatctgattgttttttatttttgttttcttcttGATTTTCTGGTAATGAGGTTTGATCTCTCCATCCTTTGTTGGAGTGTCCAATTAATGTTAGATTGTCTAGTTCAATGATAGTGTCAAATTCTTCTACGACTCTTTTCACTGTTTTGATAATTAGAGTTTCGCCTTTAATTTCTGATTTAATTAGTTTACATCCTTCATTTTCTATTACCCATTCTATTTCTGTGAGTGATTTATACCAATCAAAATCTGTATACATATTTTTTGGTCTTATAGTGGTTATAAATTGTCCTTTTAATTCTGCATCAAacatatttacaaaatagaTTACTGTACTAATACTGTCTGTGAGAATTTtgaatgtattattacttttgattaaaacatcttttttgtccaaacttttttctaaatctttttttattttatcgtctggttcgtgattgatgtttatgacgtatttgaattgttttttttttaattgagttttatccacaatttcgcttattttttgtaggcatttgtgttgcttaatatttgtggtgttgtttgtgattttcattttattttctttctatcttttttatttttctttaaaaagttaaaaatctgGAAATTTTCTAATTAACTTGGTTcccaggtttttttttttttttttttttttttttttttttttttttttttttttaagtcttttttatatgaaaaatgaaataatcaaaaaaagagattgttgttgttgtttgtttttttcgatctgattattttttgctttttttttgaaaattttgctacgcaaaattctcaaaacgaaacaaataataaattacaataaagtaaaaagatggctttttaaaatagtttatttatttatttatttgttttttaagtcttttttatatgaaaaatgaaataatcaaaaaaagagattgttgttgttgtttgtttttttcgatctgattattttttcaatgaaTGCGTTCAATaaggattaaaaaaataaactttcaTATAAAGCAAGGGTAGGAAAGTCTGGTTAAATCCGTGTGACTTAAGATCTCATCCATTCGGTTCGCGAGTTCGAATCTCGCCTCTTGCAAGTTTTGTGGAAACGAACATTAGGTCAGGTGTTCGATTCTATGCCAATATTCCCAAATATTGGAGgctaatatttaaattttgcgATCAATAAAACGTTTTTCAATTGTGTTGATTATATTATGAAAATTATTCCTTGAAAAAGATCCATAGTCtaaaaaaagagaagaaCAACTTAAACAAGAATTGAACAACTATTGCGAAGAAACCTCACTCAAGTACATCTCCGCGAGAATCAAGAAAAGACACAATGATTTCACCATCAACGCAGTAAAAGATGCACAAGGTAGAACAATCAACAAACAGGAATTGATCGAAGAAGAATACGTAAAATATTACTCAAATCTTTATGACTACAAAGAAGATGACGCACCATCTCATTATGAAATGTTGGAAAATTGGACAGTGACCAGGGACTCAACATGGGACAACcttgaaaatgaattcacAACACAAGAGATCCTAGAagtaataaaacaattgaacCCACACAAATCTCCAGGCCCAGATGGAATTCCAAACTTATTCTACATAACACACAAAGAAAAACTAGCTCCAATACTGGCCTCAGCATTCAACGACACTCTAAGAAATCCTCATCTAATTAGCAAAAATTACAAAGAAGGCCTCATTATCACGATACCTAAAAAGGGAGACCCCGAACTAATCAAAAACAGAAGACCAATTACACTGGCTAACTGTATATATAAAATCCACTCAAAACTAATAAACAATAGAATAATCCCAATACTAACGAAAGTGATCAACCACAATCAAAAAGGTTTCGTACCAGGCAGATTCATTATAGATAATATCATATCAATGAACGAATTAATCAACTATTGTAATGATAAAAGAATTAACGGAATAATTACACTATATGATTTCGAAAAAGCTTTTGACTCGATTTCACACGGTTCAATACTCAGATCACTACAACACATCAACATTCCAACCAATATAATCAACCTGATAATGAATCTACTCACCAAATCTGAAGCaagaattgaaattaatggtaGAACTACTATACCCTTTGAGATCAAAAGAGGAGTCAAACAAGGAGATCCACTATCACCCACCCTGTTCGTCCTTGTAATAGAGGCTTTAGCTAGAAAAATTTTACAAGATGACCGAATTACTGGCCTTCCTCTAAACAACAGCGACCACAGAGAGAAATTCCAAAGCTTTGCAGACGACTCGGCTTCAATGGTCCCAGACTCTCAACAACTTGAATTAGTACTACAACACTTCAATTCATTTTGCAAAGCCACTTCCTCAAAACTAAACATCGACAAATCTTCATCAATTCTTATAGGCAACCCAGACAATACCAACCAAAGAATACCAATATCTACAAATCCAGAAAGATACTTGGGATACTTCTTCACAGGCAAAGGGATAACAAGAAAAATACCAGAAATATTAAACACAATAAGATCATCCTTAGTACTATGGAAAACCACTGACTCaacaatcaaaaccaaaaccaacatCCTCAAAGCATTCGCACTCTCTAAATTAACCTACTATTCATATGTAGAGAACTTTAAGGAAGAGGaattaaaccaaatcaataaattagtCGAATGGTTTTTATCGGCACCAAACACAAAAATGCTAGTGGATTTCaagttattaatttaatgagAACCAAAGAAGCAGATACCACTAAAGTAGGGGGCTGGAACATTTGGAATATAGAATTGAGACAACTGGCGCAGAAACTTTGGATCATAAACCAGTTCATCCTAGCACTAGAaaccaaacaaacaaactcaTCTCATCACAAAAGCTGGGAATATCAGatcca comes from Dictyostelium discoideum AX4 chromosome 2 chromosome, whole genome shotgun sequence and encodes:
- a CDS encoding Ras GTPase domain-containing protein codes for the protein MKKLFDIISPSKNIQQQSASGKESSSSSSSSSSPSPSKNRSCFNGIGINSKINNINIQEDSISNGNNNEKYPQIERDNIIKIVLLGGYQVGKSSIIRRYLQGCFTTSYIPTIGIDLSTLLLKRKQSQQQQQQQQQQQQQQQQQQQQQQPSPQSSQQPPPQQQQQQQQQQQQQQQQTPQRNKNENYDENDYLSDYSDSESKDDSSLNQYLTQSPNQYIVQFWDVAYAEIKGKHFSSILSGASAIIMVYDSVNASSILAIDEWKTILNTSPFIQINNGNNNNNNNNNNNNNSNNNSNNNNSNNNSFNSNNYKKIPLALFANKSDIGEPVISPTDLDYYCNACGYSIWRFTSCKKDLNIISGIDSLISLVIENKNQELSDIRNRLLNEKKEKRKLIYQLKKNVNLNTSVKYTRSINKSSSGNKNQDNNNVDDIDIVKNLTKELVLSQSCPNISNYGKDVNNDDDDDNNNTIENNENENNENVKKQQEKEKEQKEKEKEKLQQFKHQSEIEKVNELLEMTNEHYSKFQKSLEEIMSKSNGTTRYNDLVQLEKQRSNEYVKICNNLKKLIQPSAFRQHHHHHHHHHHHKPSQKITSDLLSKILDENILKWNTLISNLQLEISLKLNNQNNVYQSNNNNNNNVKQNNKVAQSYNAVSLLIKDDQEYRYNNNNNNNNNGGRKNSFSNSSNNINNNNNNINNNNNNNNNNNNNNNNNNNNNNNNNNNNSSINNSIKLNINNNPKYKMGFGFKHGGKNLSSNFSINDHSIDTDNPSMTSSSITSNSSMNSFSSSPSSSPPNDDINDNRHTNNINRVATNGDGNVDGGGGDNIGDNDSSSLNSSSYQNHHNHHNHHRHNFNNDSNNNSYSPSTSHNGIGGDDFLLPSPSLLPSSYNLTVTVLPDLKYK